The Candidatus Brocadiaceae bacterium genome window below encodes:
- a CDS encoding thiazole biosynthesis protein: protein MKEIDITRAILETFHRKFTRVLESDAIVVGAGPAGLAAAYHMARAGLKAVVLERKLSTGGGIWGGGIGQNVIVVDEPELLDEFGVRHEKWNDLHTAGAVELAAALTLRAEQAGATILNLTEVEDIVVKNDVVCGVVINSTPIRMAGLHVDPVCLATRKVVDSSGHPSEVVEMLRRKRPEALPRSIGEGFMDVEPAEKGVVERAGEIFPGLYVAGMSVCATHGLPRMGPIFGGMLKSGRRVAQLVVEALSG from the coding sequence ATGAAGGAGATCGACATCACCAGGGCGATCCTGGAGACGTTCCACCGCAAGTTCACCCGTGTGCTCGAGAGCGACGCGATCGTCGTCGGTGCCGGGCCCGCCGGGCTGGCGGCCGCCTACCACATGGCCAGGGCGGGGCTGAAGGCCGTCGTGCTGGAGCGCAAGCTGTCCACCGGCGGCGGCATCTGGGGCGGCGGCATCGGGCAGAACGTCATCGTGGTCGACGAGCCCGAGCTGCTCGACGAGTTCGGCGTGCGCCATGAGAAGTGGAACGATCTGCACACCGCCGGCGCCGTCGAACTGGCCGCTGCACTCACACTGCGCGCCGAACAGGCGGGAGCCACCATCCTGAACCTGACGGAGGTCGAGGACATCGTCGTGAAGAACGACGTCGTCTGCGGTGTTGTCATCAACTCCACGCCGATCCGCATGGCCGGCCTCCACGTCGACCCCGTCTGCCTGGCCACGCGCAAGGTGGTGGATTCCTCGGGGCACCCGTCCGAGGTGGTCGAGATGCTGCGGCGCAAGCGGCCCGAGGCGCTGCCGCGGAGCATCGGAGAGGGCTTCATGGACGTCGAACCGGCCGAGAAGGGCGTGGTCGAGCGCGCCGGCGAGATCTTCCCCGGGCTCTACGTGGCGGGGATGTCCGTCTGTGCGACGCACGGGTTGCCGCGCATGGGCCCGATCTTCGGCGGCATGCTCAAGTCCGGCCGCCGTGTGGCCCAACTGGTCGTCGAGGCCCTGTCCGGCTGA